One Spea bombifrons isolate aSpeBom1 chromosome 1, aSpeBom1.2.pri, whole genome shotgun sequence DNA window includes the following coding sequences:
- the LOC128474687 gene encoding speckle-type POZ protein-like, with protein MFTCIYQCIITIHLSVTARRHRRGRRRHQHQGVLAIGIQEGNSLQEAIDRLLTGEGAVLLEAEEEQSLRRLQQGLRRDVGGWIIGVEEAHHLLQRLNNIMARMPSPPPPAEMTTGPVAESWGYTQNTMNMVKVPECRLADELGGLWENSRFTDCCLCVAGQEFKAHKAILAARSPVFGAMFEHEMVERIKNRVEIIDVEPDVFKEMMCFIYTGKAPNLDKMADDLLAAADKYALERLKVMCEEALCSNLSVENAAEILILADLHSADQLKTQAVDFINYHASDVMETAGWKSMVISHTHLVAEAYRSLASAQCPCLGPPRKRLKQA; from the exons ATGTTTACATGTATTTACCAATGTATAATAACCATTCATCTGTCTGTAACAGCTCGCAGACACCGACGTGGCCGCCGCCGCCATCAACATCAGGGCGTGCTGGCCATCGGCATTCAAGAAG GAAACAGCCTCCAGGAGGCGATTGACCGCCTCCTAACTGGAGAAGGGGCGGTCCTTCTAGAGGCAGAGGAAG AGCAAAGCCTGCGACGTCTGCAACAGGGCCTCCGCAGGGACGTAGGAGGGTGGATTATTGGAGTAGAGGAAG CCCACCACCTCCTCCAGCGGCTGAATAACATCATGGCCAGAATGCCGAGCCCTCCTCCCCCTGCGGAGATGACCACCGGCCCTGTTGCAGAGTCGTGGGGTTACACACAG AACACCATGAATATGGTCAAAGTTCCTGAATGCCGCCTGGCCGATGAACTCGGAGGACTATGGGAAAACTCCCGTTTCACCGACTGCTGCCTCTGCGTGGCTGGTCAAGAGTTTAAAGCGCACAAAGCCATTCTGGCAG CCCGATCACCTGTGTTTGGCGCTATGTTTGAACATGAGATGGTAGAAAGGATAAAA aacCGCGTCGAGATAATAGACGTGGAGCCTGATGTGTTCAAAGAAATGATGTGCTTCATCTACACCGGCAAAGCACCTAATCTGGACAAAATGGCGGATGACTTATTGGCGGCTGCCGATAAG TATGCCCTGGAACGCCTGAAAGTGATGTGTGAGGAAGCTCTCTGCAGCAACCTATCTGTGGAGAACGCAGCAGAGATCCTGATCCTGGCTGATTTACACAGCGCTGACCAGCTGAAGACCCAAGCTGTGGACTTTATCAACTA CCATGCATCTGACGTTATGGAGACAGCTGGGTGGAAGTCTATGGTTATTTCCCATACACATCTGGTAGCAGAAGCATACCGCTCCCTGGCTTCAGCCCAGTGTCCTTGTCTGGGCCCTCCACGCAAACGTCTGAAGCAAGCCTAA